A genomic window from Streptomyces brevispora includes:
- a CDS encoding helix-turn-helix domain-containing protein — protein MSEPSPSAAPHLRRLFDLLADDAPAEALGAVSSQARGDGVAAGELAEVERATATALRIRGALRQHRRRELQLTALFDTAGDLAASRDLDDVLKAIVRRARMLLGTDTAYLTLPDEEAGDTYMRVTDGSVSLLFQRLRLELGEGLGGLVAQTASPYASPDYRTDERFRHTRNINAGVLDEGLVAILGVPLLLGSSRGGTGKVIGVLFAADRAPRVFSPDEVALLCSLAAHAAIAIDTARALADTTSALAELAEANAELAEANASVRAHSAAMRRAEESHDRLTDLVLRGRDVKDVAAAVAGLLDSPLTIHDPGGRLLAAVRPDGTGFAADSMDAGWLAEAAEESRTGARAVHREGRVVCAVLAGQELLAGLVLHRGRQLDDSDRRLFERSAVVTGLLLLLRRTVAETENRIRGELIADLLTDTGRDPAGLAERGRRLGIDLDRPHLLLVAETGARERLAPAAMRYLFGGGIHGVSAEHAGAVVLLIEAGGSGPAAGAAARSAAAQLGQLAQAPVTVAATGPARGPQELAAAYAEAARCLRAMRVLGRTGEGACVDELGFLGVVLGNGQDVDGFVSATLGPLLEYDAQRGTHLVRTLGAYFGAGGSLIRAKDELHVHVNTVVQRLDRIQVLLGRDWNEPDRALELQLALRLHLLSGTPDR, from the coding sequence ATGTCTGAACCGTCTCCCTCCGCCGCACCCCACCTCCGGCGTCTGTTCGACCTGCTGGCCGACGACGCGCCCGCCGAGGCGCTGGGGGCCGTCTCCTCGCAGGCACGCGGGGACGGCGTGGCCGCCGGGGAGCTGGCCGAGGTGGAGCGGGCCACGGCCACCGCGCTGCGGATCAGGGGCGCCCTGCGCCAGCACCGGCGCCGCGAGCTCCAGCTCACCGCGCTCTTCGACACGGCGGGTGACCTGGCGGCCTCCCGCGACCTGGACGACGTGCTGAAGGCCATCGTGCGGCGGGCCAGGATGCTGCTGGGGACGGACACGGCCTACCTCACCCTCCCGGACGAGGAGGCCGGCGACACCTACATGCGGGTGACCGACGGGTCGGTGTCGCTGCTCTTCCAGCGGCTGCGCCTCGAACTCGGCGAAGGGCTCGGCGGTCTCGTCGCGCAGACGGCGAGCCCGTACGCGAGCCCGGACTACCGCACCGACGAGCGCTTCCGTCACACGCGCAACATCAACGCCGGGGTCCTGGACGAGGGCCTGGTCGCCATTCTGGGCGTGCCGCTGCTGCTCGGCTCCAGCCGCGGGGGTACGGGGAAGGTGATCGGCGTCCTCTTCGCGGCCGACCGGGCGCCGCGGGTCTTCAGCCCCGACGAGGTGGCCCTGCTGTGCTCGCTCGCCGCCCACGCCGCGATCGCCATCGACACCGCCCGTGCCCTGGCCGACACCACCTCCGCCCTCGCCGAACTCGCCGAGGCGAACGCCGAGCTGGCCGAGGCCAATGCCTCCGTACGGGCCCACTCGGCGGCCATGCGGCGGGCCGAGGAGTCGCACGACCGGCTGACGGACCTGGTGCTGCGCGGCAGGGACGTCAAGGACGTGGCGGCGGCCGTCGCCGGACTGCTGGACTCCCCCCTGACCATCCATGACCCGGGCGGGCGCCTGCTGGCCGCGGTCCGCCCGGACGGTACGGGCTTCGCCGCCGACAGCATGGACGCGGGGTGGCTGGCGGAGGCGGCCGAGGAGTCCCGTACGGGGGCCCGCGCCGTGCACCGCGAGGGGCGGGTGGTCTGCGCGGTGCTCGCCGGGCAGGAGCTCCTCGCCGGTCTGGTGCTGCACCGGGGCCGGCAACTGGACGACTCCGACCGCCGTCTGTTCGAGCGGTCGGCGGTGGTCACCGGACTGCTCCTGCTGCTGCGGCGCACGGTGGCCGAGACGGAGAACCGCATCCGCGGCGAACTGATCGCCGACCTGCTGACGGACACCGGCCGCGACCCGGCGGGCCTCGCGGAACGCGGCCGCCGGCTGGGCATCGACCTGGACCGCCCGCATCTGCTGCTGGTCGCGGAGACCGGCGCGCGGGAACGGCTGGCCCCGGCCGCGATGCGCTATCTGTTCGGCGGGGGCATCCATGGCGTGAGCGCCGAACACGCGGGCGCGGTGGTGCTGTTGATAGAGGCGGGCGGCTCCGGACCGGCGGCCGGCGCCGCGGCCCGCTCGGCGGCGGCCCAGCTCGGCCAGCTGGCCCAGGCACCGGTCACCGTCGCCGCCACGGGCCCCGCCCGGGGCCCGCAGGAGCTGGCCGCCGCGTACGCGGAGGCGGCGCGCTGCCTGCGGGCGATGCGGGTCCTGGGGCGTACGGGCGAGGGTGCGTGCGTGGACGAACTCGGCTTCCTGGGCGTGGTGCTGGGCAACGGGCAGGACGTCGACGGCTTCGTGTCGGCGACGCTGGGGCCACTGCTGGAGTACGACGCCCAGCGCGGCACCCACCTGGTGCGGACGCTCGGCGCGTACTTCGGCGCGGGCGGCAGCCTGATCCGGGCCAAGGACGAGCTGCATGTGCACGTGAACACGGTGGTGCAGCGGCTGGACCGGATCCAGGTGCTGCTGGGGCGGGACTGGAACGAGCCGGACCGCGCCCTGGAGCTCCAACTGGCGCTACGCCTGCACCTGTTGTCGGGCACCCCGGACCGCTGA
- a CDS encoding ferredoxin, whose product MGDRWSVEVDRSVCIGSGMCVNHAPGGFRLDSARQSRPVDPETDANEQVLAAAEGCPVEAITVALAGSGEVVFPPEE is encoded by the coding sequence ATGGGGGACCGGTGGAGCGTCGAGGTCGACCGGTCCGTGTGCATCGGGTCGGGGATGTGCGTGAACCACGCACCGGGCGGCTTCCGGCTGGACTCCGCCCGGCAGTCCCGCCCCGTCGACCCGGAGACCGACGCCAATGAACAGGTCCTCGCCGCGGCCGAGGGGTGTCCGGTCGAGGCGATCACGGTCGCGCTGGCCGGCTCGGGGGAGGTCGTGTTCCCTCCGGAGGAGTAG
- a CDS encoding aldehyde dehydrogenase — protein sequence MSEFVEHGKLFVGGELVDPLGREVIEVISPHTEQVIGRVPHAAEGDVDRAVAAARRAFDEGPWPRMTPAERIDVVTRIKDAFAVRYEEIARVISSENGTPYSSSVMVQALAAMMVWDAAITVARTFPYEEHRGGALGPLLVRREPVGVVAAVVPWNVPQFTAAAKLAPALLAGCSAVLKVSPESPLDAYILAEIVAESGLPGGVLSILPADREVSEYLVGHPGVDKVSFTGSVAAGRRVMEVASRNLTRVTLELGGKSAAVILPDADLDAAVAGIVPFAWMINGQACVAQTRILVPRSRYEEMAEAFAAAAGALKVGDPLDPATELGPLVARRQQQRSLDYIRIGQEEGAKILTGGGRPASQERGWYVEPTLFGDVDNSMRIAREEIFGPVICLLPYGDEDEAVKIANDSEYGLSGSVWTADTERGIDIARRVRTGTYSVNTFSLDMLGPFGGYKNSGVGREFGPEGYGEYFEHKMIHLPAGYGGGA from the coding sequence ATGAGCGAGTTTGTCGAACACGGAAAACTGTTCGTCGGCGGGGAGTTGGTCGATCCGCTCGGGCGGGAAGTCATCGAGGTCATCTCCCCGCACACCGAGCAGGTCATCGGCCGGGTGCCGCACGCCGCCGAGGGGGATGTGGACCGGGCGGTCGCCGCCGCCCGGCGGGCGTTCGACGAGGGGCCCTGGCCCCGGATGACGCCGGCCGAGCGGATCGACGTCGTCACGCGGATCAAGGACGCGTTCGCCGTGCGGTACGAGGAGATCGCCCGGGTCATCAGCTCGGAGAACGGCACCCCGTACAGCTCCAGCGTCATGGTGCAGGCGCTCGCCGCGATGATGGTGTGGGACGCGGCGATCACCGTCGCCCGCACCTTCCCGTACGAGGAGCACCGGGGCGGGGCGCTCGGGCCGCTGCTGGTGCGGCGGGAGCCCGTCGGGGTGGTCGCGGCCGTGGTGCCGTGGAACGTGCCGCAGTTCACCGCCGCCGCCAAGCTCGCGCCCGCGCTGCTCGCCGGGTGCTCCGCCGTCCTGAAGGTGTCGCCCGAGTCGCCGCTCGACGCCTACATCCTGGCCGAGATCGTCGCCGAGTCCGGGCTGCCCGGGGGCGTGCTGTCGATCCTGCCGGCCGACCGCGAGGTGAGCGAGTACCTGGTCGGGCATCCGGGCGTCGACAAGGTCTCGTTCACCGGGTCCGTCGCCGCCGGGCGGCGGGTCATGGAGGTCGCCTCGCGCAACCTCACCCGCGTCACCCTGGAACTCGGCGGGAAGTCCGCCGCCGTGATCCTCCCCGACGCCGATCTGGACGCCGCCGTCGCGGGCATCGTGCCCTTCGCCTGGATGATCAACGGGCAGGCCTGCGTGGCCCAGACCCGGATTCTCGTGCCGCGTTCCCGGTACGAGGAGATGGCCGAGGCGTTCGCCGCCGCAGCCGGTGCGCTCAAGGTCGGCGACCCGCTCGACCCCGCCACCGAACTCGGACCGCTCGTCGCGCGGCGCCAGCAGCAGCGCTCCCTGGACTACATCCGGATCGGGCAGGAGGAGGGGGCCAAGATCCTTACCGGGGGCGGGCGTCCGGCCTCGCAGGAGCGGGGCTGGTACGTCGAGCCGACGCTCTTCGGCGACGTCGACAACTCCATGCGCATCGCCCGCGAGGAGATCTTCGGCCCGGTCATCTGCCTGCTGCCGTACGGCGACGAGGACGAGGCCGTGAAGATCGCCAACGACTCCGAGTACGGGCTCAGCGGCAGCGTCTGGACCGCCGACACCGAACGCGGCATCGACATCGCCCGCCGGGTCAGGACCGGCACGTACAGCGTGAACACCTTCAGCCTCGACATGCTCGGGCCGTTCGGCGGCTACAAGAACTCCGGTGTGGGGCGGGAGTTCGGGCCCGAGGGGTACGGGGAGTACTTCGAGCACAAGATGATCCACCTGCCTGCCGGGTACGGGGGAGGTGCCTGA
- a CDS encoding VOC family protein: MTASLHHIVIDTHDLPALARFWAAVLKWRILSEREREVVIGPDAAAPVGICFMPAPETKSVKNRLHLDLTTQPSEGEAEIERILALGARRVEIGQTGEESWTVLADPEGNEFCVVRPKATLIG; this comes from the coding sequence ATGACCGCCTCCCTGCACCACATCGTCATCGACACCCACGACCTGCCCGCCCTGGCCCGTTTCTGGGCGGCCGTACTGAAGTGGCGCATCCTGTCCGAGCGGGAGCGGGAGGTCGTGATCGGCCCGGACGCGGCAGCCCCGGTGGGCATCTGCTTCATGCCCGCGCCCGAGACGAAGTCCGTGAAGAACCGTCTGCACCTCGATCTGACCACGCAACCCTCCGAGGGGGAGGCGGAGATCGAGCGCATCCTCGCACTGGGCGCGCGCCGGGTGGAGATCGGACAGACCGGCGAGGAGTCGTGGACCGTACTCGCGGACCCGGAGGGCAATGAGTTCTGCGTCGTGCGGCCGAAGGCCACCCTGATCGGATAG
- a CDS encoding MBL fold metallo-hydrolase: MTQVMNHGGGVHSIKVPIPDNPLGHTLVHVLDTGRGPVLIDTGWDDPEAWDTLTAGLTAVGVDISGIHGVVITHHHPDHHGLSGQVREASGAWIAMHAADTAIVRRTRESEPGTWLSYLATKLATVGAPEDHIAPLLAAREKGGRMRTLPGLRATLPDREIVPGELLDLAGRELRAIWTPGHTPGHVCLHLEEDHPANLPGRGRLFSGDHLLPGISPHVGLYEDPDDATETDPLGDYLASLERIGRLGVAEVLPAHQYAFADAAGRVRELLDHHEERLTGLLGLLAEPLTPWQLAERMEWNRPWEQIPYGSRNIAVSEAEAHLRRLVKLGRAEAVAGSEPVTFVAA, translated from the coding sequence ATGACGCAGGTGATGAACCACGGTGGAGGCGTCCACAGCATCAAAGTCCCCATCCCGGACAACCCGTTGGGCCACACCCTGGTCCATGTCCTCGACACCGGCCGGGGTCCGGTCCTGATCGACACGGGCTGGGACGACCCGGAGGCCTGGGACACCCTGACAGCCGGGCTCACAGCGGTCGGCGTGGACATCTCCGGCATCCACGGCGTGGTCATCACCCACCACCACCCCGACCACCACGGCCTGTCCGGCCAGGTGCGCGAGGCGTCCGGGGCGTGGATCGCGATGCACGCCGCCGATACGGCGATCGTCCGCCGCACCCGCGAGTCCGAACCGGGCACCTGGCTGTCATACCTCGCGACGAAGCTGGCGACGGTCGGCGCCCCCGAGGACCACATCGCCCCGCTGCTGGCCGCCCGCGAGAAGGGCGGCCGGATGCGCACCCTTCCCGGCCTGCGGGCCACGCTCCCGGACCGCGAGATCGTGCCCGGCGAACTCCTCGACCTGGCGGGCCGCGAGCTACGCGCGATCTGGACCCCCGGCCACACCCCCGGCCACGTCTGCCTCCACCTGGAGGAGGACCACCCGGCCAACCTCCCCGGCCGCGGCCGCCTGTTCTCCGGCGACCACCTGCTCCCCGGCATCAGCCCGCACGTGGGCCTGTACGAGGACCCGGACGACGCCACGGAGACCGACCCGCTCGGGGACTACCTGGCCTCACTGGAACGGATCGGCCGCCTGGGGGTCGCCGAGGTGCTCCCGGCCCACCAGTACGCGTTCGCGGACGCGGCGGGCCGCGTCCGCGAACTCCTCGACCACCACGAGGAACGCCTCACCGGCCTCCTCGGACTCCTCGCCGAACCCCTCACGCCGTGGCAGCTGGCGGAGCGGATGGAGTGGAACCGGCCCTGGGAGCAAATCCCCTACGGGTCAAGGAACATCGCCGTCTCGGAGGCCGAGGCACATCTGCGCCGACTGGTGAAACTGGGTCGCGCGGAGGCGGTCGCGGGAAGCGAACCGGTGACGTTCGTCGCGGCGTGA
- a CDS encoding DUF4097 family beta strand repeat-containing protein — MAARTRSLTALGGAALVALVATGCGNTDVADAPVEKKSFAYSGKSLTVNSDSSDLELVPADIKEIQVERQVSGAVPGSNPDLVWKLDGDTLTLKLKCTGISVNCKARYSVKVPRDVALTVGNDNGLIRATGFTTGLRAKTDNGEVRLKDMSGAELDLESDNGRIDGEGISAKSVTARTDNGEVRLNFTAVPDLLEAQSHDGGIRLGLPKAMYKVDTSAKKGDITVDVPQADDSTHVVTASTRNGDITIETAR, encoded by the coding sequence ATGGCAGCCAGGACCCGCAGCCTCACCGCACTCGGCGGGGCCGCCCTCGTCGCGCTCGTCGCCACCGGGTGCGGCAATACGGATGTCGCGGACGCGCCGGTGGAGAAGAAGTCGTTCGCCTACAGCGGCAAGAGCCTGACCGTGAACTCCGACTCCTCCGATCTCGAACTCGTTCCGGCGGACATCAAGGAGATCCAGGTCGAACGACAGGTCAGCGGGGCGGTGCCCGGCAGCAACCCGGACCTGGTGTGGAAGCTCGACGGAGACACCCTGACCCTGAAACTGAAGTGCACGGGCATCTCGGTGAACTGCAAGGCCAGGTACTCCGTGAAGGTGCCGCGCGATGTCGCGCTCACCGTCGGCAACGACAACGGGCTCATCAGGGCCACCGGGTTCACCACCGGCCTCAGGGCGAAGACCGACAACGGCGAGGTGCGGCTGAAGGACATGAGCGGCGCCGAGCTGGACCTGGAGAGCGACAACGGCAGGATCGACGGCGAGGGCATCTCCGCCAAGTCCGTGACCGCGAGGACCGACAACGGTGAGGTCCGGCTGAACTTCACCGCGGTGCCCGATCTGCTGGAGGCCCAGAGCCACGACGGTGGGATCCGGCTGGGTCTGCCCAAGGCGATGTACAAGGTCGACACGTCCGCCAAGAAGGGTGACATCACCGTGGACGTGCCGCAGGCCGACGACAGCACCCACGTGGTGACGGCCAGCACCCGCAACGGCGACATCACCATTGAAACCGCGCGCTAA
- a CDS encoding prenyltransferase/squalene oxidase repeat-containing protein, with product MTVRHSAAALAATATVLCAAAAPAAVAAPSPSSSPSAALPSGLYGTTDPTYDGVWRQSLAFVSQRAVGVTPAAKAVDWLVGQQCDSGAFPAYRPDSSVPCDDKTMIDTNATAAAVQALREVGGHKDQVASGVDWLKSVQNEDGGWSYTAGGASDANSTSIVIGALARAGQKLGDVTTDGGKTPYDALLTFAIPCGVKDGGAFAYQPDKAGKLVANGDATAAGVLGSLGKGLIVGNYAAVKAPTCHKGAVLKPEQAAQNGAHYLAGALAKTGHLDQPPMPGAEDSAPLPDFGNTADAVVALSASGHKDKAAASVDWLAKNSADWAKQSGPAAYAQLVMAARSTGADVHDFGGADLVAQLNATGPAPAAVKKPTASATEEERKDSGDGDGIGGVWWFVGIGLAVGAGAGFLISGRRKNQQL from the coding sequence ATGACCGTACGCCACAGCGCAGCCGCGCTCGCCGCCACCGCCACTGTGCTCTGTGCGGCCGCAGCCCCGGCCGCGGTCGCCGCGCCGTCCCCCTCGTCCTCGCCGTCCGCGGCGCTGCCCTCGGGGCTGTACGGCACGACGGACCCGACGTACGACGGGGTGTGGCGGCAGTCGCTGGCCTTCGTCTCGCAACGGGCCGTCGGTGTCACGCCCGCCGCGAAGGCGGTGGACTGGCTGGTCGGCCAGCAGTGCGACAGCGGGGCGTTCCCCGCGTACCGGCCCGACTCCTCCGTGCCGTGCGACGACAAGACCATGATCGACACCAATGCGACGGCGGCCGCCGTTCAGGCGCTCCGCGAGGTCGGCGGGCACAAGGACCAGGTCGCCTCCGGGGTCGACTGGCTGAAGTCCGTGCAGAACGAGGACGGCGGCTGGAGCTACACCGCCGGTGGGGCCAGTGACGCGAACTCCACCTCGATCGTGATCGGCGCCCTCGCCCGCGCCGGGCAGAAGCTCGGCGATGTGACGACGGACGGCGGCAAGACCCCGTACGACGCCCTGCTGACCTTCGCCATCCCCTGTGGCGTCAAGGACGGCGGCGCGTTCGCCTACCAGCCCGACAAGGCCGGAAAGCTCGTCGCCAACGGGGACGCCACCGCGGCCGGCGTGCTCGGCTCGCTCGGCAAGGGGCTCATCGTCGGCAACTACGCCGCGGTCAAGGCCCCCACCTGCCACAAGGGCGCCGTGCTCAAGCCGGAGCAGGCCGCCCAGAACGGCGCCCACTACCTCGCCGGGGCCCTCGCCAAGACCGGTCACCTCGACCAGCCGCCGATGCCGGGTGCCGAGGACAGCGCCCCGCTGCCCGACTTCGGCAACACCGCCGACGCGGTCGTCGCGCTGTCCGCCTCCGGTCACAAGGACAAGGCCGCCGCGTCCGTCGACTGGCTGGCGAAGAACTCGGCCGACTGGGCCAAGCAGAGCGGCCCCGCCGCCTACGCCCAGCTCGTCATGGCCGCCCGCTCGACCGGCGCCGACGTGCACGACTTCGGCGGCGCCGACCTCGTCGCCCAGCTGAACGCGACCGGGCCCGCGCCCGCCGCCGTCAAGAAGCCGACGGCGAGCGCCACCGAGGAGGAGCGGAAGGACAGCGGCGACGGGGACGGCATCGGCGGTGTCTGGTGGTTCGTCGGAATCGGACTCGCCGTCGGCGCGGGCGCCGGATTCCTGATCAGCGGCCGCCGGAAGAATCAGCAGCTGTGA
- a CDS encoding SCO2322 family protein, protein MRRAGRTTALLVVLGAVLAVLGTGTAQAAGYRYWSFWEASGSGWAYATQGPSLVRPDDGSVQGFRFSVSADSQDSAKPRRSPDFSKICAHVPAQDGTKRVALVIDPGTAADAPEGETPPPPRTACAQVPKDASSAEALASVAKPLRYGSDALLCAITGYPATGCGEQVSGTTGADSGRQASADASAPTSASAAAGSGGSGGGPSAGVLVGVGAVLLLGIAAVAQARRRRRG, encoded by the coding sequence GTGAGGCGGGCCGGCAGGACCACCGCGCTGCTGGTGGTCCTGGGCGCCGTCCTGGCCGTGCTCGGCACGGGCACGGCCCAGGCGGCGGGTTACCGCTACTGGTCCTTCTGGGAGGCTTCCGGCAGCGGGTGGGCGTACGCCACCCAGGGGCCGTCCCTGGTCCGGCCGGACGACGGTTCGGTACAGGGCTTCCGGTTCTCCGTGAGCGCCGACTCCCAGGACTCGGCGAAGCCGCGCCGCTCCCCCGACTTCTCGAAGATCTGCGCGCACGTCCCCGCCCAGGACGGCACCAAGCGGGTCGCGCTCGTCATCGACCCCGGCACCGCCGCCGATGCCCCGGAGGGGGAGACCCCGCCCCCGCCGCGTACCGCGTGCGCGCAGGTCCCGAAGGACGCGAGCAGCGCCGAGGCGCTCGCGTCGGTGGCCAAGCCGCTGCGTTACGGGAGTGACGCGCTGCTCTGCGCCATCACCGGCTATCCGGCCACGGGATGCGGTGAGCAGGTTTCCGGAACCACCGGCGCCGACAGCGGTCGGCAGGCATCGGCCGACGCCTCCGCGCCCACGTCCGCCTCCGCTGCCGCCGGTAGTGGTGGCAGCGGCGGTGGGCCGTCCGCCGGGGTTCTCGTCGGGGTCGGCGCCGTCCTTCTGCTCGGCATCGCCGCAGTCGCGCAGGCCCGCCGCCGCCGCCGCGGATGA
- a CDS encoding energy-coupling factor transporter transmembrane component T, with amino-acid sequence MSGLANVTGGGPVTGVTDTCSPAPVWRAPAATRSNALPAGAWWLWALGLATAASRTTNLLLLGLLVGVAGYVVAARRTDAPWARSYGAFIKIGLFVIGVRLLFSVFLGSPIPGTHVMFELPEVPLPDWAKGIRIGGRVTAEQLLFALYDGAKLATLLICVGAANSLANPARLLKSLPGALYEAGVAVVVAMTFAPNMVADVVRLRTARRLRGRPTGGVGAVLQIGLPVLEGALERSVAVAASMDARGYGRTARVPAAVRHTTNVLTLGGLLGVCAGTYGLLAAQGAVYGLPLLIAGLVAAMAGLRLGGARSVRTRYRPDRWGVRAWLVAGSGAAVAVAMIWAGSADPAALHPGVVPLAAPVLPLWPAAAVLIGLLPSLVAPVPLSPTGFEEQV; translated from the coding sequence ATGAGCGGCTTGGCGAACGTCACCGGGGGCGGCCCGGTGACCGGTGTCACGGACACCTGCTCCCCGGCCCCCGTCTGGCGCGCGCCCGCCGCGACCCGGAGCAACGCGCTGCCCGCCGGGGCGTGGTGGCTGTGGGCGCTGGGGCTCGCCACCGCCGCGTCCCGGACCACCAACCTGCTGCTGCTCGGCCTGCTGGTGGGCGTGGCCGGGTATGTGGTGGCCGCGCGCCGGACGGACGCGCCGTGGGCCCGGTCGTACGGGGCGTTCATCAAGATCGGGCTGTTCGTCATCGGGGTCCGGCTGCTCTTCTCGGTCTTCCTCGGTTCGCCGATTCCCGGCACGCATGTGATGTTCGAGCTGCCTGAGGTGCCGTTGCCGGACTGGGCGAAGGGCATCCGGATCGGTGGCCGGGTGACCGCCGAGCAGCTGCTCTTCGCGCTGTACGACGGGGCGAAGCTGGCCACCCTGCTGATCTGCGTCGGCGCGGCGAACTCCCTCGCCAACCCGGCCCGGCTGCTGAAGTCGCTGCCCGGTGCGCTGTACGAGGCCGGGGTGGCCGTCGTCGTCGCGATGACATTCGCGCCGAACATGGTCGCCGACGTGGTGCGGCTGCGCACCGCGCGGCGGCTGCGCGGCCGGCCGACCGGCGGGGTCGGGGCCGTGCTCCAGATCGGGCTGCCGGTCCTGGAGGGGGCGCTGGAGCGGTCGGTCGCGGTGGCGGCGTCGATGGACGCGCGCGGCTACGGGCGTACCGCGCGGGTGCCGGCCGCCGTCCGGCACACCACGAACGTCCTCACCCTCGGCGGGCTGCTCGGTGTCTGCGCCGGTACGTACGGGCTGCTGGCCGCGCAGGGTGCGGTGTACGGGCTGCCGCTGCTGATCGCCGGTCTGGTCGCCGCGATGGCCGGGCTGCGCCTCGGCGGGGCGCGTTCGGTACGGACCCGCTACCGGCCCGACCGGTGGGGTGTGCGGGCCTGGCTGGTCGCGGGCTCCGGCGCGGCGGTCGCGGTGGCGATGATCTGGGCGGGCAGCGCGGATCCGGCGGCGCTGCACCCCGGTGTCGTACCGCTGGCCGCGCCGGTGCTGCCGCTGTGGCCCGCAGCCGCGGTGCTGATCGGTCTGCTGCCCTCGCTGGTCGCGCCCGTCCCGCTCTCCCCCACAGGCTTCGAGGAGCAGGTGTGA
- a CDS encoding ABC transporter ATP-binding protein yields the protein MIRFDDVSVRYEGAERPTLSGVDLTVPEGELVLLVGPSGVGKSTLLGAVSGLVPHFTGGRLTGRVTVGGRDTRTHKPRELADLVGTVGQDPLSHFVTDTVEDELAYGMESLGLAPDVMRRRVEETLDLLGLAGLRDRPIATLSGGQQQRVAIGSVLTPHPRVLVLDEPTSALDPAAAEEVLAVLQRLVHDLGTTVLMAEHRLERVVQYADQVVLLPSPGASPVMGAPADVMAVSPVHPPVVALGRLAGWDPLPLSVRDARRRASGMRDALAGVRPGPVSGADGPRLPAEVAPAPRPAARRGALARLFGRAPQESADPVPVTDATTRIERLGVRRGRVEALRRVTLTVAPGETVALMGRNGAGKSTLLAALVGMVEPTSGSVLVGGRTPHRTPPREMVRRVGLVPQEPRDLLYADTVAAECAAADADAGAAPGSCRALVSELLPGVPDDTHPRDLSEGQRLALALSLVLTARPPLLLLDEPTRGLDYAAKARLVGVLRALAADGHAIVLATHDVELAAELAHRVVILADGEVVADGPTPQVVVSSPAFAPQIAKILAPQEWLTVTQVREALGGAA from the coding sequence GTGATCCGGTTCGACGATGTTTCGGTGCGTTACGAAGGGGCCGAGCGCCCCACCCTGTCGGGGGTCGATCTGACCGTTCCGGAGGGTGAGCTGGTGCTCCTCGTCGGACCGTCGGGAGTCGGTAAGTCGACTTTGCTGGGTGCGGTGTCGGGGCTCGTGCCGCACTTCACCGGGGGCCGGCTGACCGGGCGGGTCACCGTCGGCGGGCGCGACACCCGTACGCACAAGCCGCGTGAACTGGCCGATCTGGTCGGCACGGTGGGTCAGGACCCGCTCTCCCACTTCGTGACTGACACGGTCGAGGACGAGCTGGCGTACGGCATGGAGTCGTTGGGTCTGGCCCCGGACGTGATGCGGCGGCGGGTCGAGGAGACCCTCGATCTGCTGGGTCTGGCCGGGCTGCGCGATCGGCCGATCGCCACGCTCTCCGGCGGTCAGCAGCAGCGGGTCGCGATCGGTTCCGTCCTCACCCCGCATCCCCGGGTCCTGGTGCTGGACGAGCCGACGTCCGCGCTGGACCCCGCGGCGGCCGAGGAGGTCCTCGCGGTGCTCCAGCGGCTCGTCCACGACCTGGGCACGACGGTCCTGATGGCGGAGCACCGGCTGGAGCGCGTGGTGCAGTACGCCGACCAGGTCGTCCTGCTGCCCTCGCCGGGCGCCTCCCCGGTGATGGGCGCGCCCGCCGATGTGATGGCGGTGTCGCCGGTGCATCCGCCGGTCGTGGCGCTGGGGCGGCTGGCGGGCTGGGACCCGCTGCCGCTGTCGGTCCGGGACGCCCGTCGGCGGGCCTCGGGGATGCGCGACGCCCTGGCGGGCGTGCGGCCGGGGCCGGTCTCCGGTGCGGACGGCCCGCGGCTGCCGGCCGAGGTGGCCCCCGCTCCCCGTCCCGCCGCCCGGCGGGGCGCCCTGGCCAGGCTGTTCGGCCGCGCCCCGCAGGAGAGCGCCGACCCCGTACCCGTCACCGACGCCACCACCCGGATCGAACGCCTCGGGGTGCGGCGCGGCCGGGTCGAGGCGCTGCGCCGGGTGACGCTCACCGTCGCGCCCGGCGAGACCGTCGCGCTGATGGGACGCAACGGCGCGGGCAAGTCCACGCTGCTCGCGGCCCTCGTGGGCATGGTCGAGCCGACCTCCGGCAGCGTCCTGGTCGGCGGCCGGACCCCGCACCGCACGCCGCCGCGCGAGATGGTGCGCCGGGTCGGCCTCGTACCGCAGGAGCCGCGCGATCTGCTGTACGCGGACACGGTCGCCGCCGAGTGCGCGGCGGCGGACGCCGACGCGGGCGCCGCGCCGGGCAGTTGCCGGGCCCTGGTGTCGGAGCTGCTGCCCGGTGTACCGGACGACACCCACCCCCGCGATCTCTCCGAGGGGCAGCGGCTCGCCCTGGCGCTCTCCCTCGTGCTCACCGCCCGGCCCCCGCTGCTGCTCCTGGACGAGCCGACCCGGGGCCTGGACTACGCGGCGAAGGCCCGGCTCGTCGGGGTGCTGCGCGCGCTGGCGGCCGATGGCCATGCGATCGTGCTGGCCACCCACGATGTGGAGCTGGCCGCCGAGCTGGCCCACCGGGTGGTGATCCTCGCCGACGGGGAGGTGGTGGCGGACGGGCCGACCCCGCAGGTCGTGGTGTCGTCCCCGGCGTTCGCCCCGCAGATCGCCAAGATCCTGGCCCCCCAGGAGTGGCTGACCGTGACGCAGGTGCGCGAGGCGCTGGGGGGTGCCGCATGA